The DNA segment CATGCCGTTCCTGATGAACGTCGTCGCCGCGATGCCGCTGGAGTCCGGCGAGGTCCTGCTGGCACTCCACGATGCCGGAAAACTGGAGTTGATGGAGGGCCGCGTGGAGCTGGCGGAGGAGCAGCCGCACGCGGACAGCACGCGGATCGTCGTGTCAGGAGGGAAGAGGGACACCATCATCGACTACCGCATGTTCATCGATTGCGGAGGCCAGAAGCCATTGGAGCTTTCCGATTATCCGTTTCCATCGCTCGTGCGGGCGGGAGATGTCCGCGAGGCCCGCGCATCGTTCGCCGATCCGGCGGAAGCGGCACGGGTGGCGGAAAAGAAGCGGGACAAGCTAAGCACCGGAGAAGACGGGCGACCGGCCTACCGTGTCGGAGGCCTGGACATCGATCCTTTCTACCGTCTCGTCCGCGCGGACGGCGTGCCGGATCCCAGGTTGCATGACATCTCCTTTCCGCTGACCACCGGACTACGGCCGTATTCCTATGGCCTCCAGGCGTGCAATGAAACGGCCCGCATCCTCATCGAGAGCTGGATGAGGCATGGGTGAGGCCGCCAATCCGCGGCCCCACCCGTCCTCCGACGCTCAATCGTCAGCCTTTGGCTCGATCACCTCGGAATGCCCGGGTGCATTGACCTCAGACTGGTGCAGGGCCGCGGAATCCAGCTTGGCGCCTTTGTCATAGGACAGGTCCTCATTGACCTCTTTCACCTCCACTTTTGCCGGCTCTGCAGGCGGTCTGACCTCAGCCCCATGTTTTGTATCGTCTTGGTTCATAATCATCAAGTCCGCCCATACCTGACCGGTCGCAAACGGAAATGCCGTTCAATCCCAGCTTACGCCGGCCATCCGCCATCACCGCTTTCGCTGAACGTCCTTGTTCTCGATGTCCCCGCGGTTGCGTTTGTGATCAGCCGCCGGGAGTTCCTCATACATCTTCGCATTCAGGTTGGCCTGTGCTTTTTCAGTCAGAATGCGGCGGCCCTGGACCATGGCCTTGTTGATGACGCCGGGAATGATGATGAGATCCCCATTCACCATTCCTTTGTAACCGGCTTCCGCGACATCCTGCGGAGCCATGAGGTTTCCTTCCTGGAAGATCCTTGCTTCTTCCATGCCGGCCTTTGGGAAGAAATCCGTGTCCGTAGCTCCAGGGCAAAGCGCCGTCACCTGCACACCGGTGTTCTCCAGTTCCACGGAGAGTGCCTCGCTCCACGACAGAACGAATGCCTTCGTCGCATGATAAACCGCCATGGTCGGACCGGGTTCAAAACCGGCAACCGAGGCCGTATTGAAAAGAATGCCACGACCGCGGGCCACCATTTTCGGCACGAACAGCTTCGACAGCCGCAGGACCGCATCAATGTTGAGCCGCACCATCGACAGATCCTTGTCAATCGACTGCTGCCACCACGCCCCGTGGTAACCGTGGCCCGCATTGTTCACCAGGATGTCCACGTGGGTGCCCCGCTGATGGAGATCATCATAGATTTCCCGGGCGGCACCAGAATTCTCGAGATCCTTGGCGATGATCTCGACCGGGATTCCATAGATGGCGGTCAGCTCGGTCCGGAGTTGCTGCAGTTCCTGTTCCACGGGCGCGACCAGGATCAGGGGATGGCCGTGCTTCGCGAACTGATGCGCCAAATACATACCGATGCCACTGCTGCAACCGGTGATAAGGGTGACTTGATTCCGGGGATCCATCGTTGGGATTCTACGTAGGGTTGTTTGGGATTCAGGCCCCAGCCGGGGCGGCAACGAGTTGCGGCTCTTCGTGAACGGCCTGCTCTGCCAAGAGATTCCTTTCCGGAGGCAGTCCGGGCTTGATGACGACCTTGATGCAGCCATCCGACTTCGTGCGGAATTTCTCGTAGGCATCCGGCGCATCCTCAAGGGCGATCCTGTGGGTGATGACGAACGATGGATCGATTTCGCCGCGCTCGATCTTCTCCAGCAAAGGCTGCAGATAGCGCTGCACGTGGGTCTGGCCCGTCTTCACGGTGAGCCCCTTGTTGACCAAAGCTCCGAAAGGAATCTTGTCGAGCAGACCGATATACACTCCAGGAACCGACAGGGTGCCGGCCTTCCGGCAGGCCATGATCGCCTGACGCAGAACATGGGGCCGGTCCATGGACAGATTGATGGCCTGCTTCGCCCGGTCGATCACCGCATCCAGTGAGCCCGTGCCGTGGGCCTCCGCACCGACCGCATCGATGCAGCGGTCCGGCCCCCTGCCACCGGTCATCTCGATGAGACGGTCGTGGATCTCATCCTCCTCGAAGTTCAGGATCTCCGCGCGTCCATGGGTGCGGGCCATTTCAAGGCGCTCCGGAACGCGGTCGATCGCGATCACCCGGCCGGCGCCAAACATCCAGGCACACTGGATGGCGAATTGTCCGACCGGGCCGCATCCCCATATGGCGACCGTATCCCCGGGTTCGATGCCCGCATTCTCCGCTGCCATGTATCCGGTGGGAAAGATGTCGGAGAGGAAAACCACCTGCTCGTCCGAAAGACCGGACTCGATCTTGATCGGCCCCACATCCGCGTGGGGCACCCGGAGATACTCGGCCTGGCCGCCAGGATAGCGGCCCAGCAGTCCTGAGTAACCGAAAAGACCGGCAGGGGCATGCCCCATCGCCACCTTCGCCACCTTCGCCAGATCGGCACCCGGATTCGTGGTGTCACACGCGGAGTACAGTTGCTTCTGGCAGAAGAAGCAGCAACCGCAGGCGATGACGAACGGAACGACCACACGGTCCCCTTTCCGGAACTTCTTCACCTCCGATCCGACCTCTACCACGATTCCCATCGGCTCGTGGCCGATGATGTCCCCGGCCTCCATGGTCGGCATGAGGCCGTCGTAAAGGTGGAGGTCCGAACCGCAGATTCCCGATGCGGTCACCTGGATGATGATGTCCTTGGGATCGAGGATGGTGGGATCGGGTACGTTGTCGACGCGGACGTCGCCTTTGCCATGCCAGCAGAGAGCTTTCATTTTGAGTGGTAGTGAAGGTTTGGTTAGGAGCGGACGGCGGAAAGATGGCCCGCCAGCCAGTTTTCGATTTTCGCCGCGACTTCTTCCCAGCCGGGCGCGCCACAGATGAAATGATCCCGGCCGGTGAATTCGGCATACTCATGGTGTGAGCGCTCGTCCTCGTAGGCGTGGGCGTTCCGCCGAACCAGTGAGGCAGGGATGATCTCGTCCTTTTCCGCGCCGATCAGGAGAAGCGGGGCATGCGGTGCCTTGAGATTGATCTGACCTTCGTCGCCCATGATGTCCCGGAGCACCTGGCGGCTCTCATGGACCGCGTATGCTCCGAATGCGGCGTTGCTCTGGGCTTCGGAAAGCGTGTTCGCGAAGTTCTGATGGAAGCCCTCCGGGGTCATCTCATACGGATCATCCCCCGCGAACGGATTGGTGATCGACGCGCTGTTGCGGAGGAAGCCCCAGTCAAAGGCCAGCATCCGGTTGGGAGCGACCGAACAGATCCCGATGGCCGCGGAAACCAATCCGTCGGCCAACAGCTTCTGGGCAAGCAATCCTCCGAGCGAGTGACCGATGACGACGGGCGGCTGATCCTCTCCCCTGAGCACGTCCCGGTAGTATCCATGGAGGTCCGAAAGCTTGAGTTCACCCAACCCCTCCGGCGGATCCGCGCGCAGGTCCGCCGGTTCGGCGGCGTGGAGGGGCCATGGAGCCGCCTCACACGGATAACCCAATGCGGAAAAGTGTTCGACCCAATGTTCCCAGGATTTCGCGGTCAGGAACATGCCGTGGATGAAAATGATCTTTGGTTTCATGAGTGCCGAACCCTGTTGCGTCCAGCATGCCAACGCCTGAAATGCTTGACCCATCATCGGACAACCGCGGTTTCGTTGGGCGGCGTGTTGCGAATCCGTTAGTTAGAGCCGCATTTTGCATTTCAAGGCCAGCGTAGCTGATCCCTTGTGACCGCACGATCCTGTGCGAGCGTCTTCCAGATCCGCAATATCATGCCGATAATCTGGAAGAACACCGCTCTGTTGCTTATTGATGTGATCAACGACATGGAATTTCCCGAGGCTTCCGCCCTTCTGCGGCAAGCCCTACCCGCTGCACACCGTATCGCCGCACTGCGGAAGAAGGTGGCATCCAAAGGCGTGCCCGTCATTTATGTGAATGATAATTTCGGGCACTGGCAGTGCGATTTCAACGCGCAGATCCAGCGATGCCTGGCGGAAGATTCGAAAGGCCGGGAGGTGGCGAAACTGCTGCTTCCCGGACCGGATGACTATTTCGTGCTGAAGCCCAAACACTCCGGATTTTACTCCACCTCGTTGGATGTCTTGCTCTCCTACCTCGGGGTGGACACTTTGATCCTCACGGGATATGCGGCTGACATCTGCGTCCTCTACACGGCGAATGACGCATACATGCGGGATTTCTCGCTGATAGTCCCTTCCGATTGCGTTGCCGCGGAGTCCGAAGCGAAACGGAAGCGTTCCTTGGAGCACATGCACGGCCTGCTAAAGGCCCGCGTGTGTTCTTCGGCGTCGATCCGTTGACCCATTCCCTGGCATGGTCCCTGCGAAAGACGGACGACCGGATTGCCCGAACACGACTCCCAATGAACACTTCGATATTCGACCGCCGGCGTGCCGGCCTCCTCGTCCCGGCTTATGCCCTCAGACATTCGGATGATTTCGGTATCGGCGATACGCTTGCGGTGAAGAACGCGGTCGATTTCTGCGCGGACCATGGCTTCACGGTCCTCCAGCTTCTGCCGATCTTTGAAACCATCGGGGATCCCAGTCCCTACAGCCCGGTGAGTTCCCACGCGCTCTCACCATCACTCCTATCCCTTGTTCCGGAAGCGGTGCCTGGTCTTGATCGTGGAATGGTCGATCACCTCTGCCCTCCGGTGTGGCGGGAAGAGCTACGGTCGGGAGATGTGAGTTATCATGTCATCCAGCCGCTGAAGAACGAAATTCTTGTTGCCGCCTACCGGCAATTCATCAGGGAGGGTGATGGTGATCTGCACCGTGCGTTCGCAACCTTCAAGGAAGAGGAAGCAACCTGGCTCTCACCCTACACGCTGTACCGCGTTCTGGTCGGGAAGTATCACGGGGATACCCGGTGGAAGGACTGGCGGCCGGAACACCGGACCTATGCGGCGGCGCTCCACTGGTTGCAGATGCAGCCGGATCACGAAAGCCTGTCAACACGCCGGGATGAGTTCGCATTCATACAATGGGTGGCAGACCGCCAATGGAGATCAGTGAAAAACCACTGCGACGCCCGGGGAGTCCGTCTTGTGGGAGACCTGCCCTTTGGCATGGCTCCTGACAGTTGCGATGTTTGGGCGGAACCCGCGCTTTTCGATACGGATTGGAGCATGGGCACGCGTCCGCTCGCCCATTTCGACACCAGCAAGGACGCGGAACGCTGGGGGCAGAATTGGGGCTTTCCTCCTTACCGCTGGGAAAACCACCGGTCATCGGGCTTCCAATGGTTCGACGACCGCTTCCGCTGGATGAGACGGTTCTTCCATGGATGCCGGATAGATCACCTGAGGGGTTATTTCAGAGCTTACATGTTCCCTTGGGCCGGCGGGGCGCGCCACGTGGAATTCTCGGCGCTGGACGAGATCCAGGCTGCCGAGAGGACGGGTGGGCTCCTGCCCCGGTTCGTCCCCGGCCCGGACGACGATGAAATCACCGCCGGGATGAACGACCTCCAAGGCAATGAACTGATTTCACGGATGGCGGATGCCTCGGGCGACATGGATCTCGTCGCGGAGATCATGGGGGAGATGCCCGCATACATGGCCCGCACGCTGGAAGAACGGAAGCTCGCCAACCTCGCCTTTCCGCAACTGCTGGTCGATCCCGCCGGCGAACACATCATTGCCCCCGGCCAATTCCGGGAATTGTCCCTGGTCAGCTACGCCAACCACGATAACGCGCCACTCGCCCAACTTTATCCGCAGCTCGCCAAACACGCGGGGGCCGATCCTGCCAATCCGGATGCCCTCGAACTCCGGAGATTGCTTTCCTTCGTCGGCTGGGACGGAAGTGCTCCCGCCGACATCAATGATGAATTGCTCGCCAAATTCCATTCGGGATTGTTCCAAACCTCTTCGCGGCTGGCGGTGCTGATGTGCTCCGACCTGCTGGGAATCCCGCTGCGGTTCAACCTGCCCGGCAGCTATGGCGAGGGTTCATGGTCCCACCGCCTGCCTTGGAGCCTGGATGAGCTGGCGAACGATCCACTCTACGGAAAGCGGATCGCCGTGGCCAAGACTCTCATCGACCAACATGGGCGAGGTGCCCGGTGATTGAGATCTTTCCCACGCTGGCCTCCGGATGGGGAGCCGGAGAGCCGCCATCATCACTGCGGGCCGTCATCTCCACACCTCCCCCTCAACTTCAGGCTTCCCACCGGTCACGCCATTTCACCCAGCCCGTGGGGCTCACAAGACGACGTCGGGCGGTGCGTATCTCGCGCTCCGGCGGACGGTCGCCCTGTGCGCGGAAGATCACGAATTTGTAGGCGATGGCCTTGCGCACTGATTCATTCAATGGAAGTTCGGCGAACCATGTGTTGGCGTTCACACACTCCATATAATAGGCCTTTTCCAAATCCCACCCTCCAAGTTCCGGACAGTCTCCGATGATCGCAAGCTGGTCGCCCGGCTCTGTGGGCGCGTTGTTCAACTGGATCACCGCCACCGTCGCGGCCCTGACATCCTCCCCCCGGCGGACAAGCACCACGCACTGCCATGGACGGAGATCGATCACGATCCTATCGTCTTTTACCTCGACGGGATTGTCCGTCAGGATGCACTCGTGATGGCCATCGGGAAATTCTACATTTTCGATCGTCAGCGTGCGTTGCGGACCCTTGTTGAGGATGACCAGACATCGCGAATCGCGGTACCTTCTGACGAAGACATACGTTTCCTCATCCACCCACTTCGGCCATTGTCCACCCCACTGGACGGCCCGGTTGCGCGATCTCTCCTCCGCAAGGATCCCGATGAGCCGCGTTGCTTCCGTTTCGCCCCACATTTCCATCATAGGGCGATTGTAGGGATCATCACCACCGTCCGTGTCATTGTGGAGGTATTGCTCGCACCCGTAATACAGACAGGGAATGCCCCGTGTCGTCAGAAGCAGCACCAGGGCGAGGTTCATTCCTTCATCAGCCACTCCAAGTGATTGGAGGCGGGGCATGTCGTGATTTTCGAAGAACGTCACCAGTTCGGTCGCTCCATGGTATTTCCCGTCAAGATCGAAGATCCTCTGGAGCGCATGGAAACCCGAAGGATCCTGACCGCTGAGACACTCCCGGATTGCCATGCAGAGGCCGAAATCGAGGATGCTCATGCCGGAGCGGTTCGCGAAATCCACCGAGGCATCGTTCTCGGGATGGCTGTAGATCCATTCGCCGAATCGGAACAGGTTGCGGTTGGCGGTCGCCATGTCCGCCGTGAATTCCTGCCAGAACCAGACCGGCATGTGCTTCACCGTATCAATCCGGAGCGCGTCCACCCCTTTTCCGACCCACTGGCGGATGGCATCCTTGATGTAGTTGCGGTAAAGGATGTTGTTTTCGTTGAACGTGGCGAGTCCTGCAAGTTCCCCGTTCTGCACCTGCCATTCATCGGTCCAGTCCAGCGTCGGGCCGTAGTGATGGTACCAATGATCCTTGTCGTTGTCGAAATCCGCCACCAACTCCCCATCATCGTACAATTTCCCCTTGCCGTCCTCCGTGTCCGGCGAGCTGTGGTTGCAGACGATGTCCAGCACATATTTCATGCCCTGCCGGTGCAGTTCCGCCAGAAGGCGGTCAAAGGTGGTGTCGTCACGGGTAAAGAGACGCTTTTCGGAAGGATCGTTCACCCACCGCGGATTGATCCGCTTGAAGTCGCTCGTCCAATACCCATGGATCGGTGCGTGCTGCTCATCGCCCCGGGTCATCGAGCGGATCTGTTCGAACAACGGGGTCGTCCAAACCGCGGAAATCCCGAATGACCGCAGGTAAGGAATTCGGTTGATCAGCCCCTGGAGATCGCCTCCCCAATACTTCCGCCAGTCCTGGTGGGAGGCGTCATACATCTCATCCCCCTCCTCACGCGGCTTTTCAGGCATGCCGGATTCGAACCGATCCAGCACCAGGAAATACATCGTGTCCGACCGGAACTCCACGTCGGATCCCGCCAAGGTTTCCAGCTCCAGCTTTTCCGATGGACTCATGGTTGTGTTCGCGTTGCTCCAGCCTTCACCCCGTCCCCTTCCACCACCCGTTCCCCGGAGACCATGCTGGCCTTCCCCGCCTTCACGCGCCACTCCTCGACCTCATCCCGCTGGCGGATCGCCTCCAACTCCAGATCCTGGAAGTTGAAATCCTTCCATTCCGGGAACCATGGCTGGATCTCGCGCATGATGATCCACAGCAGCCGCTTGCCCTGGATTCCGAGCGCGAGCATCTCCAGCGCCTCGAACATCCCCAGCTTGCCCGGCTCCACTTTCTCCCACATCAATTTCAAGCCTCCCACCCGCGCGGCGATGCCGCCCGCCGCCTTCATCAGCGCGCTGGGTTCTTCCTCGATCCTTTTCAGCAATCCTTCCAGCGTTGATCGGTCTTCCTCGATCTTTCCTTTCAGCTCGATGAAGAAACGCCGGGCATCCGGATCGTCATGATTCTCCGCGATTTCCTCGACCAGCAGCAGAGCACCTGAGGAGCCTGCAAGGTGGTCATTCACGTAACGTGTCAGTTCTTTGTCCATGGCAATTTTCGATGAAAGCATGCGCGAGATCAGCCGCCCGTTTCAGATTCCGGAGCCGTCACTTCCTTGCTTTCCGGGGACCCTTCCTGCCGGAGAAAGATACTGAGCACCACAATGGCGAATACTGCCAGAAACTCGCTCTGCCAGTTCTGGAAAGACTGGAACCAGAAATCCGGACTGGAAAGAAAGGCGGCCAGTGATTGTTCGGGCAGGCGATGTTCGCCACGCATCGCGTTCTCCTCGGCCAAGCCCCCAAGGACGTGGACGATAAATGAAAGAAGGAACAACGCCAGGAATGCCAGGGACAACGAATTTCTATAGATCCAGCTGTACTGTTGCCGTCCGGCGGCAGACAGGCGGCCCTCGTTTGAACGCTCCGGATCCTTTGATTCCGCCCAGCCTTTCTGGAAAAGGAAACAAGTGAGCACCACGTAAGCCCCCATCTGGAGAAACTCACTTTCCCAGTTCTCCCCGGTGGCCTGCCAGAAATGTCCCGACCGCAGGTAGGCGGGCAAGTCAGCGGGTGGTTGCTGGTGGAGCGCCGCATCCTCGTTATGGACTTTCCAGCCACTCACCGCCTGCCCTGCCCAGAACACCAGAAACAGCGTCGCAAGCACGAGTGACAGACCGTTGTACCTGAAGAAGAACCTTTTCATGGGCCGGATGCGGATTGGAAAATATGGGGCTGCAGTGCGAGCAGATCCTCCGCGACGCGTTGGGCGGCCAGCTGCAGATCAAGGATAACCCCGGCATCCCCAACGAGATCCAGCTGCCCGGCAAGACGCGAGGTGATCTCGCAAGCGGCATTCCAATAAGCCACGATCCTCAGAACATGGGCGATGATCATGAGGTCCCTGGTGCCAGGGTCCTCCACCGAAGCAATATGCGCATTCCCACCTTCGATGAGTCCGGCGATCGCCTTGCACCTGTCGTTCCCCGGCTCCCTGCCATGGCGCCGGAAGAGATCCATGATCTCCTCATAATGGAGCACCACATCCTGCGAACAGGCCGTGAGCAGTGTCCGCAGCCCGTCATCCGCGGTGACCACCACCAGATCCGGCAAATGGCCGCCCAGCTGGGATGTCATGCTTCGCAGGTCCTTCATCTGATCGAAGAACAGGTCTGCCGGTGAATGGACAGAAGCAGTCATGGCAAGAATACATCAGCCTTGGAGGAGCGATTGGGCTCCATCGACATAGATTTCCGTTCCTGAGATATGGTTCGATGCTCCGGACAGGAGAAACCGGATCGCCTGGGCAACCTGATCCGCATTACCGGGAGTTCCGCCCGTAAGCGGCACATCTCCATCCGGAAACTCAACCGGCAGATGCAGGCCCTCCAGATCCCGCCGCTTCGTGGAGTCGTCAATGTTCGTTTCAATCGCGCCGGGGCAGACCGTGTTGAACCGGATCCGATCTTTGGCGCACTCCAGTGCCAGCATCCGGGAAAAGGCGACCTGCGCTGCTTTCGAGCACGCATAAGCCGTAGCTCCGGAGTTGCTGAAGATGCGCGTTCCGTTGATGGATGCCACCACCACCACGGAGCCGCCGCCGGCTTTTCTCAGGAGGGGCAAAGTCTCACGGACCGTGAGGAACGTCCCGCCCAAATTGATGGCGAGCGTTTTGTTCCACTCCTCCAGTCCGATCTCCTCGAGCGGAGCCCACACTCCGTTGATGCCGGCATTGGCAACCACGCCACTCAGGCGTCCCCATCGTTCACCGATCATTCCGGCGGCGCGGCGCATGTCCTCCTCCACGGAAATATCCGCGGTGATGAGCAGGTGATCCCTCCCACCTCCGCGGATCGAATAGAACACGTCCGCGAGTTCATCCTCCGTTCGCCCGAGCAAGGCGACATCCGCCCCTTCCCTGGCTAGCAGTTCCGCCGCGGCCCGTCCGATGCCGGAGCCAGCGCCGGTCACGAGGATGCGGGAGCCCTTGAGTGATTGTTCCATGAAAAGATCGTTCTGTGGTGAACACCGCGGGCGGGGCCGGAATCGGATCCCCGCCCCGCTCCCCTGAATCCATCAATCTTCGACAGGTGCGGAGGCTATGATCTTTTCAGACGCGGTGGTCAGTTTCTTGTCCGTCGCGCCTTCCTCATCTTCCGTTGTCTTGAGCAACTTCGCCACTTCCTTGTTTCCGATGGCTTCCGCAAGGGCGCGGGCCGTTCCGTAGCCGGAGATCTCATAGTGTTCCACCTTCTGGGCGGCCGCGATGAGTGCGAGGTCCTTGATGTGTTCGTCAGCCTCTTCCTTGATGGCTTCTTCCCCTTCCTCCACCAGTCCCTTCATCGCTTTGCAGCTCAGGCCGCGCGGGCTGGCACCCAACAATTCGGCGACCTGCTCGAGGCGGGTGACGTGGACTTTGGTTTCCTCCAGGTGGCCTTCGAATCCCTTTTTGAGATCCGGATCGTTCGCGGCTTTCGCCATTTTCGGCAGCGCCTTCACGAGCTGGGTTTCCGCGCTGTAGAGGTCCTTCACGTTGTGGATGAGAAGCTCTCCGAGGGTATTCAATTTGGACATGGCGTTGGTGGTTGGTCGATTGGTTGATGGATCGAATCCGGAGGAAGCCTTCGCAATCCAGATGCCAAGACCGAGAATCCATCAATCACCGGCATCTTGCCGTTTTTTGTGGCCCGAACAGAGCTAAAATGCGGAATGCGGAACGAGGCGGCCCTTTCTCGTGCAACCAGCGGATCGCAATTCGCAATCATCATGACATCCGCCTCACCAGCGACCATATCATGGTCCGGAACGACCAACACATCGACTTACAGGTCTCCGGCAAGGGCTTCGTACCTCGACGCGGCGCGTTTCTCAAACCAGTACGGAGTGGTCTCGATCATAAGAGTGGAGGGTTCTTTGCAGGGGCCATGCCATGGAGCGGGATGCCAGTTCCGAAATCTGGCTTGGCATCTGCGGAGTGGCCAACATGCCTGAAATCATCACTCTCGAGGATTTGCTCGTTCACTGCATCAAAGATCTCCACAGCGCGGAAACCCAGTTGGTGGACGCTCTCCCCAAACTGGCGGCGGCCCCCACGGATCCGGCCCTGGCTGACGCCTTTGCCAACCATTTGAAGGAAACCAAGTCCCACGTGATCCGCCTTGAGCAGGCTGCGGAGCTGCTCGGCGCTTCGCCCCATGGCGTGACCTGTAAGGGAATGGAAGGTCTGATTGCCGAAGGACGGGAGATCCTCCGCATGGAGGTAGGCACGCCATTGAAAGACCTGGCGCTGACCGGAGCCGCCCGCAAGGTGGAGCATTATGAAATCGCGTCCTATTGCGCGGCGAAGGAACTCGCGGAAGCCTGTGGCAACCTTGAAGTGGTGGCGCTTC comes from the Luteolibacter sp. SL250 genome and includes:
- a CDS encoding ferritin-like domain-containing protein codes for the protein MPEIITLEDLLVHCIKDLHSAETQLVDALPKLAAAPTDPALADAFANHLKETKSHVIRLEQAAELLGASPHGVTCKGMEGLIAEGREILRMEVGTPLKDLALTGAARKVEHYEIASYCAAKELAEACGNLEVVALLQTTEEEEKSAEKLLMALGARAVAGAPSASNPIM